In Paenibacillus kyungheensis, the following are encoded in one genomic region:
- a CDS encoding XRE family transcriptional regulator: protein MEQIRFKLNETLKIIGATRNKLSVESKIRSATILDLASGNTRTIKLETLISILNAINEIAINNGVNRTFDIEDIIEYIPVDQEKKDQ from the coding sequence ATGGAACAAATTCGATTTAAACTAAATGAAACTTTGAAAATTATTGGGGCTACTCGAAATAAATTATCTGTAGAATCTAAAATACGTTCTGCTACTATTTTAGACTTAGCAAGTGGTAATACTCGCACAATCAAATTAGAAACACTAATCAGTATACTGAATGCAATTAACGAAATTGCTATCAATAATGGAGTAAATCGTACATTTGATATTGAAGATATTATAGAATACATTCCTGTGGACCAAGAGAAAAAAGACCAATAA